In Candidatus Pantoea floridensis, the genomic window AACGGTCCTACCTTGTTGAAATATTCTTTAAACTGTGACTCAGTCAGAGGAAGCGGGCTGTAATAGAAATTATGCGCTATATCAAGCAACTCGCCTTCGGTACGGTCTTTGAGGAAAGGCGTTGGATAGCCCTCCTCTTCTTTCCCAGGTAAAACCGTCATCCCCATAGAGCTTGAGACCAGAATTAAGCCTTTCACTGTTTCGGGGTGACGCATCGCGATTTTCTGAGCAATGAAACTGCCAGAATCATGGCCAAAAATAAACGCTGATTGAATGCCGACAAGTTTCATGAACTCATAAACGTCGTCAGCCATGCGTTCAAACTGAATTGAAGAAAGTTTCACGTCTGACGAGCGGCCCTGTCCACGCATATCAACATAAATAATCTGACAATCCTCACTGAGATCATCGAGACCTGGACGAAGATAAGCATGGTCAAAGCCATAACCGCCAGCCAACGCAATCACGATGGGTTTTGAGCTGAGTGGAGCCGCCTGTCCCTCAAGATCGGTCCCGACAACATCAAAGAACAATAATGTCTCGTCGCTGAGTTCCGCAAACATGATGACCTCTGTTCAGTAAGAAAGAAGATAATAAGAAAGGAACATGAATAAACTGATCAAAGTGAGCGATCATGTTCTTAACAGCGAGGTTCCTGGGAATCCTCCGAAAGAAAGCGGGTTATCCTGCCCGAACCTTAATTTGCATCCAGTTATTGAGCCTGAACAAACATCAAGACTTGGATCATCGACAGGATTATTAAACTTATCGAAATAGTTGGTCCCTGCGTAGTCACAACCATCGCCTGAACGATATTTACCGCGCATACACCAGGTGCAAACCGCATGAAGCTGTCTCGTAGGAATTTGCAGCCCCTGGAGATCCATCGGACTCGATAAAGCAAACTCAACCTGAACTTTGGTTTCACTTGATTTTTCATCGATGTAAAACACCCGAAGCTTTTCCTGTGTCGGATCGGCATTCAGGTTTCCATCTTCAAAATTTGCGGCGTCAAGGTATTGCGCCAGCGTGTCATGAATCGATACTTTCGCCTGAAGCATGTCCTGAAACTGCAAACACAAAGCTGTTATCGATCCGTTCAGGTTTGCCACGGTTAAGCGGGGATTGGGTGCGCTGCCGGTTGTTGATGTTTCCAGGCCTTCGATCTTACAAGGCCACGCGGAATACTCCTCACCCTGCCAAAAAATCGATTTTGCGGGTAACTGGGTTTCATCACCGTTAGCGGCGAGGATTTCAGCTTCAGTATGGGGGATGTTGTGAGAATGGAACCGTAACACCTCATCAACGCCAAACGCCGACCCGTCAACCTCATAGAGCCGGATTTCACTTCCGGGTTCAAGTTTTTGATAATCGCTGGTCAAACTCATGGGGCGAAAGCCTGTGTGAATGTTGCGGTCATTTCGAAGAGTCCTGCTCCGAGAGCGGTCGGGTTATATGAGGAGCATCGATATAACCCGAGTGATTCACCTGGTGGTTCCCAGGCAAAAGACTGATAGCCCTGACGGGCATCAAGAAAGGTTTTTATTTCATCAATGAATTCTTCAGTTCCAGTGAATGTCAGGTTCCAGTTTTGAGAACGATTGTTGATTCCATTTCCTGCAACTTGTGTGTAACCATCTCCAAACTGAATAGAACGAACATTAAAGGTCATATCGCCCGAGGCGTTGATTCGGGCGCACCAGGTAAAAGTTTCGATGGCCATGCTCTACCTTTTAGCGTTTACCTTTGACCACGCGCCCTATATCACCATCATCCCTGAGGTCTCGGGCGAGATTTCTTTTGTAGCGTTCATCGACAAAGCGACCGATTTCATTACCGAATTGACGCCAGTCAGCGCTATTAGTGGTGGATTGGGAGCCTGAATCTGATATGGAAATGTTGACCTGAACACCTCCGCTTGCACTTTGTGAGTTCGAGCTGAGTCCACTGGCTTTTACACCCAGCGATCCATCTGAGGCGCGTTGTAAGGGAATGATTGCCTCGGGTCCATCCTCTCCCATTAATCCCGCACCGCTCGCAAACCTGAACAATGTTGGCGTGCTGACAATAGAATTACTAAATGCACTGAGGCCCGCTCCATAGACGCCTCCTTTGGCGTTAGCTGTCGCGGTTCCACTAAAGAGGCTGGATAATCCTGAGCCGATAGAACCCAGTAACCCACTCGCACCACTGAAGAGATTTGAGGCGGCGGCCTGAACTGCGACTTTCTCAATCATCTGTAAAACTGAAACAGACCATTGCTTCCAGCTGACAGTGTTTCCCTCTAACGCCGAATTGACATTGTCCAGCGCTGAACTCATGGCTGAACTAATATCACTTTCAACTGCTGATGAAATATCGCCAGTGGAATCGACCCAGTTTTGAAAACCAGTTTGCGCACCATTCAGCCAATCTGACTGAAGGGCATCGATTTTCTTATAATAATCCTGCTGATCAGTGATTCTTGTTTGTAAAGCCTGCTGAAGCGCTGAGGTCTCACGATTATAAACATCATCATTAATATCGCCGCGCGTTCGTTGATTATCTAAATCCTGTTGTTGTTGTAGATAATCTTGACGAATATTGATGATGTCCTGTAAACGTTGCTTTTCCTGATCCCCTAATCCAAATCCACTCGTATTAATATTGTTTGAGGCGCGAGCGTTTTGATTTTGGTTCTGAAGATTAGTAATAAACTGCTGAACAGTTAGATTATCCTGATTGGCTTTCTTAACCGCATTAAGCCGATCAACCTCAGTAGCCAAATCCCGAAGACGATTTTTCTGAGATTCGTTGAGATTTTTAAGGTTGCCATTTTGTAAATTAAAATTCAGGGTCTGAAGTTGAGTGACCTGGGCTGATCGCTGCGCACTGGTGTTAATGGTCGCGATCATGCGCTGATATTGAAGTGTTGCGTTACTATATGCACTGGCCAACTGTTTAGCGGCCTGGCCAGCCTGGTTAGAATCCCCTTTATCAAGTTTTAAATTTTGCTGAACGGTAGCAGGCTGAGTAGGAAGCGCGATGTTACCTAGCTTGAGACTGTTAACCCCTGAATTTTGCTGAGCATTATAGGCGGCATACCCCCCCGCTTTAAATCTATCGCCTACTTGCGAAAGTAACGTTGTAAATTGCGCTGCTCTGGCGGCAATCGTACCAAAATCAGCAACCAATGACGCTACGCCACCAACGAGAGTAGTCAGCCCTTGCAGGACGGTAGGATCGGTGAAAACTGTTCTAAGCTGGTCTAGCCCACGTTGTAAAGGAGACAAATCGACCTGGGCGAGTCCTGCGGCGATTTGTGTCTTAAGTCCTTCTACCTGGCCTTCCAGATCACGAAAAAAGTTTGAAACCTTAACCAGCCCCTGAATCTGATCCTCGCTCGGTGCGATTCCATAATCTTTAGCCGCCTGCTTGAAGGTATTCAATTGCTTGTTATTGTTCTCAAGCAAAGGAAGTAGCCTGGAACCGTCATTCACCAGACTTTCAAGAATGTTAGTTTTACCAG contains:
- a CDS encoding phage tail protein; amino-acid sequence: MAIETFTWCARINASGDMTFNVRSIQFGDGYTQVAGNGINNRSQNWNLTFTGTEEFIDEIKTFLDARQGYQSFAWEPPGESLGLYRCSSYNPTALGAGLFEMTATFTQAFAP
- a CDS encoding phage tail tape measure protein → MAARSLGTLTIDLIAKVGGFVSGMTQAERSADKWRKNVKAAALDVGAALAGVAVAAGSAAAGIGSATLSLVKNTADQVAETDRWAKSLGVSTQNLLQWQYAAKQAGIAGDQISDIFKDINDKIGDAVLNKSGDAAQALDTLGLSATKLQKLSPDKILTEIGNALNQSNLSTAGKTNILESLVNDGSRLLPLLENNNKQLNTFKQAAKDYGIAPSEDQIQGLVKVSNFFRDLEGQVEGLKTQIAAGLAQVDLSPLQRGLDQLRTVFTDPTVLQGLTTLVGGVASLVADFGTIAARAAQFTTLLSQVGDRFKAGGYAAYNAQQNSGVNSLKLGNIALPTQPATVQQNLKLDKGDSNQAGQAAKQLASAYSNATLQYQRMIATINTSAQRSAQVTQLQTLNFNLQNGNLKNLNESQKNRLRDLATEVDRLNAVKKANQDNLTVQQFITNLQNQNQNARASNNINTSGFGLGDQEKQRLQDIINIRQDYLQQQQDLDNQRTRGDINDDVYNRETSALQQALQTRITDQQDYYKKIDALQSDWLNGAQTGFQNWVDSTGDISSAVESDISSAMSSALDNVNSALEGNTVSWKQWSVSVLQMIEKVAVQAAASNLFSGASGLLGSIGSGLSSLFSGTATANAKGGVYGAGLSAFSNSIVSTPTLFRFASGAGLMGEDGPEAIIPLQRASDGSLGVKASGLSSNSQSASGGVQVNISISDSGSQSTTNSADWRQFGNEIGRFVDERYKRNLARDLRDDGDIGRVVKGKR
- a CDS encoding alpha/beta fold hydrolase: MFAELSDETLLFFDVVGTDLEGQAAPLSSKPIVIALAGGYGFDHAYLRPGLDDLSEDCQIIYVDMRGQGRSSDVKLSSIQFERMADDVYEFMKLVGIQSAFIFGHDSGSFIAQKIAMRHPETVKGLILVSSSMGMTVLPGKEEEGYPTPFLKDRTEGELLDIAHNFYYSPLPLTESQFKEYFNKVGPFFMAPQNGEMFASIFNYVTAKIDVVNHYRRLVPFFNSHGKISLVKTPSLVMSGVYDWATPSVGSFMLSKKLYDSTFVEFKESGHYLFNEEPEKFKSIVKAFIASHN
- a CDS encoding phage minor tail protein L is translated as MSLTSDYQKLEPGSEIRLYEVDGSAFGVDEVLRFHSHNIPHTEAEILAANGDETQLPAKSIFWQGEEYSAWPCKIEGLETSTTGSAPNPRLTVANLNGSITALCLQFQDMLQAKVSIHDTLAQYLDAANFEDGNLNADPTQEKLRVFYIDEKSSETKVQVEFALSSPMDLQGLQIPTRQLHAVCTWCMRGKYRSGDGCDYAGTNYFDKFNNPVDDPSLDVCSGSITGCKLRFGQDNPLSFGGFPGTSLLRT